In Pelagibaculum spongiae, the genomic stretch CGGAATGATCAACTGCCCATTCACGAATTTCTTTTTCCAGAAAACGCCAACCATTGCGATTCAAACCTGGTAACTGCGGTGCCATATTGGTTAATAAGAAACTTTCTTTTCCTGCTTTAGGCGTGTAATCCATCGTTGCTGAAGGTGCCATATGGCCACGATCGTAACCAGACTTACTGTAATCACTTAAATTAGCACGATACTGGGAAGGGATTGTTTTGTCAGGTTTAAAGCTATTGCTACGGCGATTACGAATAGAAACACCATCACCAGTAATATGGTAGGCCACCCAAGCTGGGTTTTTGGTTTGGTAGTCATAACCCACTGCATAGCCATCACGGCAGAGGTATTGATCGGCTTGAGCAGGAATACCAAACTCAACATGGCCATTACAGGTAAAGTCTTCAGCCTGCAGGCCTGCACTCATTCCTAGCCCCCAAATTACACCCAGCGACAAGATACTTCTTAACTTCACCTCTCTCACCTCTCCCTTTCCTATATAATTGGGATAAGTAATCAGCTAATGGCTGAACACTAATGATGGGAAGAGATATTAAGCGTATTGATTAATTTATTAAGCGTGGGAGCACTGGGAATTGGCAGCAATCAAGCTTGCGTTGCTTTAGGTCAAATTTGATAATTTTCTATAGAGAAATTCATATTAAATAAAATGACAGGTTAATGTTTTATTTTACAGACAATGAGTTTTCTTATCAAAACTGAATAAATTCAGCCACCATAGCCTAGTCGACGGCTTGCTCTAACAAATAGAGATAAGCAGTAATGTTATATCGACACGATCCTTCAGCGCACGCCTCTTGAATTGCACCAGCCTTTTCAACTATTCACCTGACAACCTTCAATGGTTTGTTGCCAACAACAAATATAGCTTAACTCACAGGCAACAAACTTCTACGCCTCCACAGAAAACACACATTTATCTTTCTAATTTTTAAATTTAACCATTTGAAAACCAACAACTCTTTAATTAAGGATAATTTAATGTAAACCAGTTAGATAGCTTGCTCTACCATTCGTAAATGACCACTTTCATTTAACAACATACCTGATACTTTTCCATTCAATTTATTTTTTATGTTGAATAAATAATGAACCGTCATTTTTTTACCAAAGTTACTGAACAACACAATGGAACCAATCCACTAATCTTTGATCAGAAAGAGATATTATCTCTTTACAGCGGATTCTCAGCAAAAAAAATAGGCTCTGCAGAATCCGTTTCTGTTTCAAGCAATACTGACATAACAAGAGGCGTATGCTTTGGATTAAATATGCTGTTAATGGAGAAAAAGTTTGATTTCTCTAACTTTACCAGTGATATCACATCAGCCGAAGGGATAGGGAAAATTCGTGGATACATGCACATGCAAACATTGGGAGGAACAACAAAATTAGGGAAAGGTTATTATTCTGGAGATGATACACGCCGTACTTTAAATGAAGGTCACATCTCTTTGTTTTCTTCATCAAGCGACTTGTCAAAATTAATATTGCAAAAAGAAATGGTATTTTGCGAAGAAATCCGCAATAGCGGAAAATTTATAAGTTCAGCAGGAACTTTTCAAAAATACAACAATCATTATTTTGAAATTGGAACATTTGGAACCAGCTCACATGCTCAGTGCGCAATAAAGTCTAAAGACTTCTTTCTATTCTTTGACCCTAATTTAGGCGTTGCTGTTTTTCCAATAAAAAGCATACGAGACTCCGCTAAAATATGTAAGTTTATGGATGCCTATTTACGACTAGTTTATCAAGGTGCGTTAAGTGACCGGCATACCATTTCAATATTTAAAAACATCGATGATACACCAGTTAGTTACACCATCTAGAGCATTCGAACAAGCGTGGTAACTGATAGAAATTAGGCAGGTTAAAAACCTTATAATCGTAAAACCGCCCGATCAATAAACTTACCCACCAGCACATTAGATTCCGGGGTTTCGACCGCGTTATCTAATACCTGCTGTAAGTGATCACTGTCACGGGTGTATTTCTCGCGGAACAAAGTTAGCCGGTCAATTAAGGTTTGTTTATCAACTTCTGGGTGGAACTGAAAAGTCCAAAATGGCGCACGGTCTACTTTAAATGAATGACAGCAGTTATCGGTCCAAGCCAATTCTGTACAGCCTTCAGGCGCAGTGGCCGAACGCTGCTGATGGACTGAAATTGCTAAAAACTGGTCTGGCGTGTCGTGGTACAAAAGATCACTCGCTGCCGCCGGGCGCAAGCCAATCGGCACCGTACCCATTTCAAAATCCGTCTCATCGTGAACTACTTCACCGCCCAGTGCCTGCACGGCCAATTGATGACCAAAGCACGAAGCAAAAGTCGGCAATTGCCTGGTAACTGCGGAACGCATTAATGCCCGGCACGATTCTAAAAAAGGATTGGTTTCAGGCTTGAGTACATTGGCTTCACTGGAACCACCCACCATTAATGCATCGTAACCATCAAGCACTTGCGGGGAGAATTGCGGGGTATCAAACACATTGAGAATGTCGATTTGATCTAGCCTTAAACCACTATACCGAGCGAAGCTAACGTGCTCTTCTTGGCGGGTTAGGGTTTCATTTCGAATCTGTAACAATAGGATTTTTAACTGAGACTTTTGCAACGATGGTTTTTGATCCACAAGCGACCTCACGACTACTTTGCCAGTTTTGTTGGCTATTTATTTACAACCGCTACCCAGCCAAAGGCACAGCAAGCGATGCAGCTTTTGAGCATTATCATATGCATAAGCAATATTTTCAAAAAAATTACCGCTGATCTCGCACTAAAACAGCTGCCAATACAATGCGATCGAATTCCGTTATACTAGTCGGCTGATTTTTGTAGTTGAAGTCTTTCAGTTATGTCCGCCCTGCCAGCCAAGTCACCCGCTATATCCCGCAAAACTGCCAAGGATATTTTCAGTTACCCAAAATATTGGGCTGAATGCCTAACCCCAGCACCTTATCTGCCGATGTCTCGTCGTGAGATGGATGATATGGGCTGGGATAGTTGCGACATTATCTTTGTCACCGGAGATGCTTATGTTGATCACCCTAGCTTTGCAATGGGCGTTTGCGGCCGCTTTCTGGAAGCCCAAGGCTTTCGAGTTGGGATTATTTCCCAGCCGAACTGGCGTAACACCGATGACTTTTTAAAACTGGGTTTACCGAATCTGTTCTTTGCCGTTGCTGCTGGCAATATGGATTCGATGATCAACCACTACACCGCCGAAAAGAAACGTCGTAATGACGATGCCTACACAGCTGGCGGAGAAGGCGGCAAACGCCCAGACCGCGCTGTTACCGTTTATTCACAGCGCTGTAAGCAAATTGCTGGTGACATTCCGGTTGTGATTGGTGGTATTGAAGCCAGCTTACGCCGAATTGCCCAATATGATTATTGGAGTGACCAGGTACGCCGTTCGGTATTGGTCGATTCGACTGCTGATATGCTGCTGTATGGCAATGGCGAACGCTCGCTGGCTGAAGTGGCTCACGGCTTGGCTAGCGGCAAAAAAATATCTGAAATGACTGATATTCGTGGTAGCGCCATTATGCGCTCCGCCTTACCAGAAGGTTGGACCGAAATTGATTCCAGCCGCATCGATTGGCCCGGTCATATCGACGCAATCTCCAACCCTTACTACCCAGAACAGAATGATGATGTCGTCGGTAATGCCACCAGTGGTACCAACGCCGATCAAGATGTCGCACAACCAATTCGAATAATTCCAGCACCGATTGCTGGCAAGCAACGACTCAATCACGATAAAACCTGGGTTCGACTGCCTTCATTTGCCAAGGTGAATAAAGATCCTGTGCTCTACGCCCATGCTTCACGGGTATTGCACCTAGAATCAAATCCGCACAATGCCCATGTATTAGTGCAAAAGCACGACAAGCAAGAATTATGGGTTAACCCGCCACCCATCCCACTCGAAACCAGCGAATTAGACCGGGTATTCGAACTGCCCTACCAGCGCCAGCCTCACCCAAGTTACGGTCAGGCGAAAATTCCTGCATTTGATATGATTCGTTTCTCAGTCAACATTATGCGCGGCTGTTTTGGCGGTTGTACTTTCTGTTCAATTACCGAGCACGAAGGGCGAATTATTCAAAGTCGTTCGCAAGAATCTGTAGTGCGGGAAATTGAACAAATCCGAGATAAAACCCCAGGCTTTACCGGGCATATTTCCGACTTAGGTGGGCCGACGGCGAATATGTATCACTTGAATTGTAAAAGTGATGAAATTCAATCCCACTGCCGTAAATTATCTTGTGTTTATCCGACGATTTGCGAAAACCTAATCACCAACCAAAAGCCCACGACCGAACTATATCGCAAAGCACGTAAGGTTGATGGCGTGCATACGGTTTCAATTGCATCGGGCCTTCGTTACGACTTGGCAGTGCGCGACCCAGAATATGTTAAAGAATTGGTAACTCACCATGTTGGCGGTTATTTAAAAATTGCACCAGAACATACCGAAGGCGACACATTAAATAAAATGATGAAGCCGGGCATGGATACCTATTATGCCTTTAAGCAAATGTTTGATAAATATTCCAAAGCCGCCGGTAAAAAGCAGTATTTAATTCCTTACTTTATTGCAGCACATCCAGGCTGTGAAGATGAAGACATGGTAAATCTGGCGCTTTGGTTAAAGCGTAATGATTTAAAAGTCGATCAGGTGCAAACCTTTTACCCATCACCAATGTCTTTAGCCACCGCCATGTACCATTCCCATCGCAATCCGCTAAAAGCTTTAAAATATAAAAAAGGCGAGCAACTTTATATCCCTCGGGAAAAAGAGCAGCGCACCTTTCACAAAGCAATCTTGCGTTATCACGATCCAGCAAACCACCAGTTAATTAAAGATGCATTAATTAAAATGCATCGCAAGGATCTGATTGGCGATGGTGCAAGCCAGTTAATTGATGAACAGCCGGAACAAAACACTAGCTATCATCAAGGCGGCGTTGGCAGAAAATCAGGTAAGGGCCGTACCGCTGCTGGCAGCAAAGATCACTTCAGCCGCCAGAAGATGTTTGAGCAATCCAACGGTCAAAAAACAGCTGGGAAAAAATCCGCTGCTTCAGCCGATAGCGCCAATAGAGGTGGTAATTCAGGCCAGAGTAAGAAGGCAAAACCTTCCCAGTCGACCGGATCAAGAAATAACGGCCAAAGGACGAATGGACCCACCGCTGCGAAAAGTAGACAGCAGCGTAAATCCAGATAGATAAACCACTGCTAGATAGTTTTAAAAGTTTTATGTGAATGCCAGGGTCGCTAAATATAAGTGACTCTGGCATTTTTTTATCCATCATTTTTGATCAGCGCTTCTCAGGCAAAACCCGACAGAACTCATCAGCAAATGCTCTTAATTGCGTTTCAGAGTATTTGGTTAAGATTCGAACATCAGAAGCAGGCTGATGCAATCGGCTCAGGCCTTTGCGCCGCTCAGTCAGCGGGCGAACCGGACGTTGGCAAAAACCACCACCACAGTTAGGGCAAACATTTTTAAGCACCTGCTCAACGCAACTCTTACAGAAAGTACATTCATAAGTGCAGATCATCGCTTCAGTTGAGTCCGCAGGCAGATCTTTATCGCAGTGTTCACAGTTTGGACGTAATTGCAGCATTACAGGCTCCCCGTTATCTCAGAATGATGGTGCCTTATACACAAGGACTTCAGTTGAATCGCTATCGCGATTGATATATCTAGCACTGAAGCACTCGTATTCGAGTGCCTAGTTCACCGCATCTTTATACAACCCAATGGCTTACCAGATCAAGTCATAGCCGCAATCGTGGTTTCGCTGTGTTATCAAATTCACTACATGCTCACAAAATCACCATCCTCGCTTGAGAAGTAACAATAAATACCGTTTAATGCCGACATATCGGCGAAACATCATTTCAACAATCTAATATCAACCACCTCAAAAATAGCAGGCCAATTGATGAATAAGACTTCGATCATTTCCATTTTATTAGGTTTAACGCTGGCAATCTCAGGCTGTGTTACTGTTAGCCAAAAAAGTGTTCAAGCTGATATTACTAGCTATGAATATGATCAAAATCCATTTAATAAGAAATATAAACTTAAAAAGACAGACATGGTTCATACAACTATTGTCACAGAAAGCGACCAAGATGCAGGCACAACTAACTTATATTTATTATTGACGACTGATCCTGGCACCGACAATGAAAACCATCTAAAAATTTATGAAAAAGATGCAGCTAAATTCAAGCAATTATTAAATTTGAAAATGCGAGTGACATCTGAAACAAAAGATCAACAGATTAGCTTGATGCTCAATCATCTGAAATTTATGATTCAAACCAAATTTATTAAAGATGAACGCGTCATTTCGATGGGCAGCATTGATGGGTTCTTTGCTTTTAAAGAACACGACATCAATGAAATTTTAAGGTTGTTGAATGATCTATCTAGCCAAGGTTAATAGTCA encodes the following:
- a CDS encoding type 1 glutamine amidotransferase, whose amino-acid sequence is MDQKPSLQKSQLKILLLQIRNETLTRQEEHVSFARYSGLRLDQIDILNVFDTPQFSPQVLDGYDALMVGGSSEANVLKPETNPFLESCRALMRSAVTRQLPTFASCFGHQLAVQALGGEVVHDETDFEMGTVPIGLRPAAASDLLYHDTPDQFLAISVHQQRSATAPEGCTELAWTDNCCHSFKVDRAPFWTFQFHPEVDKQTLIDRLTLFREKYTRDSDHLQQVLDNAVETPESNVLVGKFIDRAVLRL
- a CDS encoding DNA/RNA non-specific endonuclease — encoded protein: MKLRSILSLGVIWGLGMSAGLQAEDFTCNGHVEFGIPAQADQYLCRDGYAVGYDYQTKNPAWVAYHITGDGVSIRNRRSNSFKPDKTIPSQYRANLSDYSKSGYDRGHMAPSATMDYTPKAGKESFLLTNMAPQLPGLNRNGWRFLEKEIREWAVDHSELYVVTGPIYYGGPSKYIGDGVAVPDAFFKVVFDPLAFNAIAFISPHQKISKADLTSFITTVDHVEQVTDMDFNQLLSKNYENTMESTQWSLSDW
- a CDS encoding DUF1272 domain-containing protein, whose amino-acid sequence is MLQLRPNCEHCDKDLPADSTEAMICTYECTFCKSCVEQVLKNVCPNCGGGFCQRPVRPLTERRKGLSRLHQPASDVRILTKYSETQLRAFADEFCRVLPEKR
- a CDS encoding YgiQ family radical SAM protein, which encodes MSALPAKSPAISRKTAKDIFSYPKYWAECLTPAPYLPMSRREMDDMGWDSCDIIFVTGDAYVDHPSFAMGVCGRFLEAQGFRVGIISQPNWRNTDDFLKLGLPNLFFAVAAGNMDSMINHYTAEKKRRNDDAYTAGGEGGKRPDRAVTVYSQRCKQIAGDIPVVIGGIEASLRRIAQYDYWSDQVRRSVLVDSTADMLLYGNGERSLAEVAHGLASGKKISEMTDIRGSAIMRSALPEGWTEIDSSRIDWPGHIDAISNPYYPEQNDDVVGNATSGTNADQDVAQPIRIIPAPIAGKQRLNHDKTWVRLPSFAKVNKDPVLYAHASRVLHLESNPHNAHVLVQKHDKQELWVNPPPIPLETSELDRVFELPYQRQPHPSYGQAKIPAFDMIRFSVNIMRGCFGGCTFCSITEHEGRIIQSRSQESVVREIEQIRDKTPGFTGHISDLGGPTANMYHLNCKSDEIQSHCRKLSCVYPTICENLITNQKPTTELYRKARKVDGVHTVSIASGLRYDLAVRDPEYVKELVTHHVGGYLKIAPEHTEGDTLNKMMKPGMDTYYAFKQMFDKYSKAAGKKQYLIPYFIAAHPGCEDEDMVNLALWLKRNDLKVDQVQTFYPSPMSLATAMYHSHRNPLKALKYKKGEQLYIPREKEQRTFHKAILRYHDPANHQLIKDALIKMHRKDLIGDGASQLIDEQPEQNTSYHQGGVGRKSGKGRTAAGSKDHFSRQKMFEQSNGQKTAGKKSAASADSANRGGNSGQSKKAKPSQSTGSRNNGQRTNGPTAAKSRQQRKSR